A stretch of DNA from Cottoperca gobio chromosome 18, fCotGob3.1, whole genome shotgun sequence:
TCACACATGGCAACCAGCTCCCTAAAGGGATGACAATTGAGAAGTTTGTCAGTCTGAATGAGAATCTGAGTGATCTGGTGAAGAAGTGCGGCGGCCGGTGCCACGTCGTTGATAATAAATACTGGAAGAACAAAGAGAAGAACTACAGGAGCAAccaggtgcaggtggaggacCTGCTAGACACAATAGAGAAGATGGTGATGGAAAACAATGGAGACATCTACACCAATAAGGTGTTTCAAGAAGTGGAGAAACAAATACGGATGGCGGAAGAGCGCATCAAACAAAACACGTCATCGGGAAACATGCCACTGGGAGAGATCAGGAAACAGGCTAAAACCATAGTGTCAGAGAAGTTTTTGAACCAACTGGTCGGCACTGCAGTAGGAGCACTGTTAGGATCTTTTTTTGGGGTGGCAGCGATGGTCAGATTAGTTCTCATAGCTCTGAAAAACAATGGAGGATTAATGAATGTTATGAAAGTTATAAAAGTTTCAAACTTAGGAGGGGGTGCAACAGTAGCAGGAGGAGAAGTAGCAGGACTGACAGTTGCTGGAGTTGTTTTAGGTGTGGTTACCACAGGGATTGTGGCAGGAGGAGTAATGGGTGGTGTTATTGGATATGAGGCAGCTGAGGGATCAGGATCACCAATGGAGGCAACTGAGAGGGCATTTGATGCTGTCATGCACCAAGGAAAAGCTCAGTTGCATAAATTACCTTAAGTTcctttggagtcgtgtttctggctccttagctgctaaatgctccactatgttcattCTTTGGTGATATGCAGGTAGCATACGGTGCTTATCACACCTTTTTGATGAAAAGCTAGAAACAAGGTTGATAAGAGTTTGCGGGCCAGAAAACCGAAACAAGCTTAAAGAGCCTAAAAAAAGGGCTCTGTATAGAGCTGAGTTCCAGCATTAGGAGGTTCACTAGAAGCGACAACTTTCACTTACGCATTGTCACTTTATTCTTTGTTAATACAACAAAAATCATGTTTTGGGGCTGACAAccataaaacaagaaaagcaaaaaggtggagggaaatatttatattatacaatatcaTGCTGCCATCATAATTTACAAATGAGTACAGtcgaatctctctctctctctctctctctctctctatatatatatatatatatatatatatatattacctcaacgcaaagcacttagcagctagctcggagctagctagcaccgccacTGAtactaaagtgagcgacccgtctcgttatctctcgatcaggcgttcagacgcagcatgagtccgtctacctgagacacattaacaactccatcaccaaatgtattgcaatggactgcaggtggtagaggacagggggctaacagaggctttacacatggcgtcaaatgacacaacttttaaagatattgtttattgtgcaatgaaagatgttatgccagattttaaattgcactttatgtcaaactgattgtgttgtctaagataattgtggaaaacaagattttggagaaatagtattgaaataaaagacatgttgaccagtttataatgctactcattgattcactcatcttccaaatcCATTTGAGTATtttgaaatattgatatatgtgattaatttagattaattaatcacaaagcttgtaattaattagattaaaaaatgtaatcgtATTGTGGACTCTCCATAACTTTAAGGTGTTGGatgatattttacttttttcccCCACTGACGTGTTTCTCTATATTATGATATCATGTGTTTGTTATAAATCTATTTTACTTGAACAATAAAAGCAGTGATTGCACACAAGTTCTGTCATTTGTCTATTTTGTTCTACCAGTGATGATaagtaactaattacatttactcaagtacggcacttaagtacaattttgaggtacattacttgagtatttcaatgtcctgctactttatatctctatatctaattgcaaatattgtactttttactcaacaactttaataactttgaagattcagataaataatacaaaatataattgatcatgtataaatataggttaaaataaaactttattgttcCCTTGGTGAAATTAACAAGCTGCCCAGCAGTAGAATAAAGTCACCCTGCACCTAAAAGCTCTGATCAACAGGGGGCTCCCTAAAGCAAGAAGCACGCTTTGTTTAATCAGATGCCACAGGAACATAAATACTTTCCCCCTCTAAACGTATACATATTAAAACCTCTGTAAGGAGGTATAGACTGATAAATCCTCTGGGTCAACGTTAGACTGGTCAAGCAATACAGTCAATGCTTTCCTATCCTCCCTAGGTTGTGGAGAAGCTGCTCCCGTGTTGCAGGATCACCAGCTGGTCTCGGCTACAATTAAAAGATGTGTACGAAGAACAACAAGCCGATGGAGGTTTTACTGTCGGACGGAGAAGCTGCTTGTTTGCTCTCTGTGCGTCTTAGAAGAGCAAAAGGGCCACAAAAccatttccatttcaaaaaGACCGAGATAGAGGTAGAAACAAGATCTGAGACTGAAGCCTTGTGGAGATTTAAAGTGTAACATTTTCACTTATCTGTTCACAATGTTCCCTTTTTAAAAGTACATGACTCATTAATGAGTCTTCATGTTCACACTCCTCTGTTGAGCTCGTCCTGACATGTGAATTTGtagttttaatcattttaatgtagCACAAACCCCTCCAGTCTCGCAGGCACTGATCTTTCTTCCTTCCAGAATAAAATGCTTTGCAGGCAAAAGAcggtcaaagagagagagagctgagccaaGCTGAGGAGACTGTCAAGGTGTGAAATGAGTAGTAATAACTAATAGAGCTTGGTTGTGAAATCCCACTGAGGAAAATATGAACATGAATAACATGTCCTCTGGAcatgtattaaaataatctCTACAGTCCGTAACATAAACCAATGAACGGCACAAGAACGTATATCTGGCTCTTGGTTGCAGCATGCGAGCTTCTTTTTTAACCTGGAGTGAATTCTGAACTTTTACTCCTGACATACAGAATTCAGGGAGTATGTTGGACATGCGTCTAACTTTCCACACTGATTAATGGTTGGGGGAAACGTCATTTTATATCTTGGTCTttgggaggtcaaaggtcaagacCATCTTGTAAACAGTGCTATTTCAGTGATGTGACTGACTGAGCGATAAACTAAAGATCATCGTAAGAGACGCATGGCCCAAGATCTCTGTCGCCAGTTGGAAATATACAAATTCTGACCCATGAAAATGGCTTAGTTGATTCGGCGTAGTTTCTGAGATATCTGCAGCTAAATATCAACTGCCACTTTGGGACAATGGGGGTGCACATTTAGTTTGTGGATGCTCAAAGCAGGGATCTGCATGGCTTGATACCTTTGAGTCGACACAGATGGAATTCCTGGGTCGACATGTGAGGATGTCAGAGCAGAGGCAGGCCAGGTAATGGGGACACACCTTCCCCTCTCACTATATTACATGTTACAGCAAGCAGGACAAatcaatcacagagagagaaagagacagagagagtgggtGGGGGGAAAACACGGGGAGGAAAGGGTAAAACGTTACATTAACAACAGATTCTGACTTCTTTTACAGCTCAGTGGCTTCTTTCTTCTGTTAGGATTTACAGTCCATAACTTGAGGTGAGTGATTAATTTTCCTGTTTGTTATTCGTAAGTGTGTTTTGGTTTCGGTCAGCAACAACACTGCGGTTACAACTGCCAACAAATCACTGCCACTGCTACTGTTGGACGAGAAGCTAGGAACTCTTACACAAgttctttttttctgtaattTGTTGCTGTATATTGTCGAGGATGTACAACATGTGTTCATGTGGTCCTGTGACATTATTACCAGGTTCATCTGACAGTCTGTGATTTGCTCAAATATGAACAACATGGCATTTTGTGCAACTAAATGTGCGTTTGGTTGTGCAATGTATGTTTGTAGGCAGAACAGGTGCGTTTGAGGATGTGCGTGAGTCACACAATGCACACAATACGCACCTTTGGAGTCAGTTTTATAGTGTGTGATGTGGTCACTACAGGGAGCTCTGTTTGtacaaatgttaatgaaaaATAGGGGATGAACAAAAACTGTTACTCTTTGTACTGTGAGAAAACAAAAGTCTCAATATGACAATGGAACCAACTATCCGGTGTAGTCTGATTTCAGGGACATTGCACAACATGGCGCAGTTTCACCGGCTGTTGCTTTGATGCCACTGTCAATGTGGTTTGTCCGGCTTTCTGTAAACAAAGCCATGTGGTGACATCTCTTTGTCTCGCACTCCTTCTGAAACTTGGACAAAATGCTTTTATCCAACAATGTTTAATTTGACAACTTTTGCAAGTGCACATGCggtagaagaagaaatgtaaaaatgaatacCTGTCACATCATCAGCATAaacattatgatatattataaagAACAATatctttacttttgttttgttggcattgtgtgtgtatgttttactctctttagtaaaaaaaataaaaatggccaCATATAGTCTTTAGCTACCAGAAAAACAGAATCAGTGCCAAATTCTTAAAAGAATTATCTTATTAtcttataattattttatttttttattaaagtaagAAGAGACAGTTCATAAGGTTCTTGCATATGATACAAATGAAGGCTatagaagcagcagcagatgtgggtgtgtgtatttgaTTATACACACAGGAGTACTGACATTGCATAGTTTTAGTGTCAGCCTAAAGGGTGTGCTCCTAAACTAATAGTCAAGATATGTCGAACAAGTGATGACATGTCACTTCTGCAAACCTTTTTCCAGTAACATGAAAAAGCTAAATACATTATGTTGCCTGGCAGCTTCCTGTAGGATCAATACAAGAGCGTTATTCGTTTTCTGAGCTGCATAAATGACCTCTAGTAATCCACTGCTGAGAGCTAACTAAGCACATTACTCTTCTTAGAgattgcttttttaaataatgccaGCTAACTTCCTCAAACAGCTGAGcattgcagttttttttttagaaaacttATTCAAACGGGAGTAAAAAGTTcttttgttggggactatttccAGCCGTGGATGAATACACATTTGTTGTGGTAGTCCACTTACAGACAGGCGAAAACAAGcgacagtgtggctcattgatggacaacaatggagcgcTATGGATCAGAGATGATAGAGTACTGCTGCctatttttaaatcactttgtcTGATATGCTTGACAGCAGATCCCGAGGAAGCGACTAGTCAGAGACAAACATGGTGAAGTATTTTGATGTTGTAGTTGGATTGATGATTTCATTTTCCCTACTGATTGTATTTCTAAATATTctaatataattatatgtatgtatgaatgatTGCTCAAATACTGACAGCAACACATTAACTGTTGCTCTCCACTCCTGTCTGGTCTCGTTGTTCAGGAATTAAGAATCCCAGTTAAAACCTGTTATACTCCTACGCTTCCCTGCAGAAATACTTGTATTAACAAACGGAGGCCTGTGCCAGATAAAACATTAAGACGGGTTCAGAGGTGAGGCTCATAATTAGTCAGAAAATCTGactaataaaatgtgttaaagtaGTTTTGCAGGTTGGTACCAGGTAAGAAATGCCTCCATATTCGACATTCACCATTATTCTCTCTTTGGCAGGTAACAACAATGGCCCAGAATAACACCACATCCTCCAATTTAACAGATAAGAACATTGTGGATACCAACACTGGCACGACTATAGGCGCCCTCATCCTGAGCCTAGTCTTTCTGTTGGGCTTCCCTGGCAACCTCTTCATTATCTGGAGCGTCCTGGCACGTGCCCGAAAGCATTCGGTCAccaccctcctcatcctcaacCTGGCTATCGCCGATGGCTCTCTGATGGCCCTCACCCCATTCTTCATCATCTACCTGGTTATGAAGAAGTGGGTGTTTGGCAGTGTGATGTGTAAGATCCTCTTCTACCTGTGTCTGGTCAACATGTACGCATCCATCCAGCTCATCATGCTCATGAGCATCTACAGGCTGGTGGCAGTGCTGTGGCCGCGGCACGTCACTCTCATCACCGGCCGGAAGACTGTGCTATGGGTGCTGTCGGTGGTGTGGGTGATGGTGATGGTCGCCTCTGTTCCTGCAATGATCTTCAgaaatgtgaagaaagaaaaggaaaacatgttGTGCGAACCAGTCCACAGTGAAAACCGCTACGTGAGTGAATAAAAACCTGCATGCTCTGCACCAAGGCTGCACAATCCTTTCAATGTTAGTtgaataatagaaaatatatgttttctttatgcTTGAGGATCTGCAGCAAGATTCTGGTGTCCGAAGCATTTCTGTTTGTACTCTGactagtattgaccaatcacgtttgagcagGTTGCTTGCAGGTGAACCAGTCAACCAGAGCAAAAGAGGCAATATTGCTCCTTGCTCCCAGCGGCTTATCATCATCACAGCGACAGCCTATGGGTTCACAGATTGATAACCACTTTACCCACAGTGATACCTGTTTAGCTTTACCATGTTGCTGTAGCGCCACCTACGGGTGAAGTAATATAACATTTTGTGGGCGTACATGTATTAAATCATCAGAAGTTGGTTGACGTGTGTGTACAAGAGTTTTAGTATCATAGAAATTAGTCATTAGCAGACATTAATTACCTCATTAATGGATAATGGATGAGTAAGTTGCCCAACACCGTCCAGATCACTAAATATGTAGAAGTGCTGAGTCGAAGGCTTCAGTAGGAGATCTGTAGTGTTGTAGAACCACGAGGAAAAAGAAGCCAGAAGATGATTgacctagcttagcataaagactggaagcagggggaagcTGTGCATGACTCAAACATGCAAGAGAGTATTgattaagtattattatttaatggtTTAGCTTTAGAGTTAAgtgatatttttatttacttgtgACAGAAACGGGAAGGCTGTCTCCAAACTCTACTTTGAATCTTTACAATAAACTCCCTAAATCAACTCATCTTGTCTC
This window harbors:
- the LOC115023696 gene encoding leukotriene B4 receptor 1-like; this encodes MAQNNTTSSNLTDKNIVDTNTGTTIGALILSLVFLLGFPGNLFIIWSVLARARKHSVTTLLILNLAIADGSLMALTPFFIIYLVMKKWVFGSVMCKILFYLCLVNMYASIQLIMLMSIYRLVAVLWPRHVTLITGRKTVLWVLSVVWVMVMVASVPAMIFRNVKKEKENMLCEPVHSENRYVVLQYMLELVLGFLIPYGVIVVSYICILRRIRQTKFRRRIRSEKLILAIVLTFCLFWLPYHIVNMVQVTWALCKDGPVKDTLNLIWHKSRAVTSSIAFMSSCANPVLYFFAGKSYIRREGLAFMARLFEGTGLDSATRKSRQNSQNSRDKDKEADVVMLKDKDPDSSSNTKPVKNGK